From the Cannabis sativa cultivar Pink pepper isolate KNU-18-1 unplaced genomic scaffold, ASM2916894v1 Contig2, whole genome shotgun sequence genome, one window contains:
- the LOC133033005 gene encoding uncharacterized protein LOC133033005 isoform X1: MEATAAARGAPMPISSQQSRKEWRAVSDHHSVRNVGDEELERSKLGQSDERTIYEVQRGREPLDVDFCSITINGSSNHDLLQQRLHDVSRQREELQHMETELRAQIIARSEMIEMQNSFDAQIKEHSSAAANLQEQLRERDQTIHELELKLEDKERELHAIKRDNEAAWAKEDLLREQNQELASFRRERDHSEAERAQHIKKLHELQEHIQEKDRQLMELQEQHRIAQENNLYKDDRLREAQAWITRVQEVDALQQAERAEQYNQLWLSCQRQFAELERHHMHSIQQLQLELADARERSGAFTQESRVSQENSNDASGYGQNNGNQLDMNGGGTSSGSNAALSNGNADNATSFTSTGNASSQVDHIAGVPITPSSLLGMPSFLPPGQLAAMHPYVMHQQGVAHSVQPHVPQSHVGQFHSVPAMSSLQQQWSNQQAVSEGAQISPQSEISPSQADQNLVRSDENYNYEMSVNGQALSADYLNAHIGHQADPNSVISSSTGEQQVLESIDRGYRNAQSEQELRQISSQFQDVLRLESLQQSTETKTNEQSVMNGIGGLEEQVSTTAQSSSSANTLGTPENFEETALNNSNDVVLPEAFVSGGQTKSPTVARTAEVVLLDERSLLACIVRTIPAGGRIRISSTLPNRLGKMLAPLHWHDYKKKHGKLDEFVASHPDLFVIEGDYIHLREGAQKMVAANAAAAKVAAAAAAALAPYSSSMASVAVTPIAQNRHKKQNPQPNGVYYGGASEGLTNVKILSKSIDARDLNVAENRPSQLLNGSTMSATQSIGSSNGRSSSNTGLKQHQQQQQGRPTGSAFPSRR, from the exons ATGGAGGCCACAGCAGCCGCACGTGGTGCTCCGATGCCGATTTCATCTCAACAGTCTCGGAAAGAGTGGCGCGCTGTCTCAGACCATCATTCGGTTCGAAACGTCGGCGATGAG GAATTGGAACGGTCAAAGTTAGGACAATCAGATGAGAGAACCATTTATGAG GTGCAGCGGGGAAGAGAGCCGCTTGATGTGGATTTCTGTTCTATTACAATCAATGGTAGCTCGAACCATGATCTCTTGCAGCAGCGGCTTCATGATGTGTCAAGACAAAGAGAGGAATTGCAACACATGGAGACTGAGCTTCGAGCTCAAATAATTGCTAGATCTGAAATGATCGAAATGCAAAATAGCTTTGACGCCCAAATTAAGGAGCATTCTAGTGCTGCTGCCAATCTTCAG GAGCAACTGCGTGAAAGGGATCAGACCATACACGAGCTGGAACTGAAACTGGAAGATAAAGAAAGAGAGCTACATGCTATCAAAAGAGACAATGAAGCG GCTTGGGCTAAAGAAGACCTTCTCAGAGAACAAAACCAAGAACTAGCGAGCTTCag AAGAGAGCGCGATCATTCCGAAGCTGAAAGAGCACAACACATTAAAAAGCTACATGAGCTTCAAGAGCACATTCAAGAAAAAGATAGGCAGCTTATGGAGTTGCAGGAACAG CATAGGATTGCTCAAGAAAACAATCTTTATAAGGATGATCGACTGAGAGAAGCCCAAGCATGGATAACCCGTGTCCAGGAAGTGGATGCTCTGCAGCAAGCTGAGCGTGCAGAACAATATAATCAGCTCTGGCTTAGTTGTCAAAGACAG TTTGCAGAGTTGGAGAGACATCATATGCATTCAATACAACAGCTTCAACTTGAGCTGGCTGATGCAAGAGAAAGGAGTGGTGCTTTCACTCAAGAGTCACGAGTTTCACAAGAAAATTCAAATGATGCATCTGGATATGGTCAGAATAATGGAAACCAACTAGACATGAATGGAGGTGGCACATCAAGTGGAAGCAATGCGGCCCTTTCAAATGGAAATGCTGACAATGCTACATCATTTACTTCAACTGGCAATGCATCAAGTCAG GTTGATCACATTGCTGGTGTTCCCATTACTCCATCATCTTTACTTGGGATGCCTTCTTTCCTTCCTCCTGGACAGTTGGCTGCTATGCATCCATATGTTATGCATCAACAAGGGGTTGCCCACTCTGTCCAACCACATGTTCCTCAATCTCATGTTGGGCAATTCCATTCTGTTCCTGCAATGTCATCCCTGCAACAACAGTGGTCGAATCAACAG gCCGTATCAGAAGGTGCACAAATATCACCACAAAGTGAAATATCACCATCCCAAGCTGATCAAAACCTTGTGAGATCAGATGAAAATTACAACTACGAGATGTCTGTTAATGGACAAGCTCTTTCTGCAGATTATTTGAATGCTCACATTGGTCATCAGGCTGATCCCAACTCTGTGATCTCGTCGTCTACTGGGGAACAACAG GTTCTCGAGTCAATTGATAGGGGTTACCGCAATGCCCAATCTGAGCAGGAACTGAGACAAATTTCATCACAGTTTCAAGATGTGTTACGCCTGGAGTCACTTCAGCAGAGCACTGAAACTAAG ACAAATGAGCAATCTGTTATGAATGGTATTGGTGGCTTAGAGGAACAAGTTTCAACCACAGCACAATCCAGTTCTTCTGCCAATACATTAGGGACTCCGGAGAATTTTGAGGAAACTGcattaaataattctaatgaTGTAGTATTGCCCGAAGCTTTTGTTTCTGGTGGACAGACAAAGTCACCAACTGTGGCAAGGACTGCAGAAGTTGTTCTTCTAGATGAAAGATCATTGTTGGCTTGCATAGTTCGTACCATTCCAGCTGGTGGTAGAATTCGGATAAGTTCAACG TTGCCAAATAGACTTGGAAAGATGCTTGCACCTTTACACTGGCACGATTACAAGAAAAAGCATGGAAAGCTTGATGAATTTGTGGCCAGCCACCCTGAT TTATTTGTGATCGAGGGAGATTATATTCATCTTCGTGAAGGTGCACAAAAGATGGTAGCAGCCAATGCTGCCGCTGCCAAAGTTGCTGCTGCTGCCGCCGCTGCATTGGCTCCTTACTCATCGAGTATGGCATCTGTGGCCGTTACTCCAATTGCACAGAACAGACATAAAAAG CAGAATCCGCAACCAAACGGTGTGTATTATGGTGGAGCATCTGAGGGTTTAACAAATGTTAAAATCTTAAGCAAATCGATAGATGCTCGTGACCTGAATGTCGCTGAGAATAGGCCCAGTCAGCTCTTGAATGGATCAACTATGAGCGCTACTCAAAGCATAGGATCGAGCAATGGCAGATCCAGCTCAAACACTGGACTTAAGCAGcatcagcagcagcagcaggGGAG GCCAACTGGTTCTGCATTTCCCTCCAGAAGATGA
- the LOC133033005 gene encoding uncharacterized protein LOC133033005 isoform X5: MEATAAARGAPMPISSQQSRKEWRAVSDHHSVRNVGDEELERSKLGQSDERTIYEVQRGREPLDVDFCSITINGSSNHDLLQQRLHDVSRQREELQHMETELRAQIIARSEMIEMQNSFDAQIKEHSSAAANLQEQLRERDQTIHELELKLEDKERELHAIKRDNEAAWAKEDLLREQNQELASFRERDHSEAERAQHIKKLHELQEHIQEKDRQLMELQEQHRIAQENNLYKDDRLREAQAWITRVQEVDALQQAERAEQYNQLWLSCQRQFAELERHHMHSIQQLQLELADARERSGAFTQESRVSQENSNDASGYGQNNGNQLDMNGGGTSSGSNAALSNGNADNATSFTSTGNASSQVDHIAGVPITPSSLLGMPSFLPPGQLAAMHPYVMHQQGVAHSVQPHVPQSHVGQFHSVPAMSSLQQQWSNQQAVSEGAQISPQSEISPSQADQNLVRSDENYNYEMSVNGQALSADYLNAHIGHQADPNSVISSSTGEQQVLESIDRGYRNAQSEQELRQISSQFQDVLRLESLQQSTETKTNEQSVMNGIGGLEEQVSTTAQSSSSANTLGTPENFEETALNNSNDVVLPEAFVSGGQTKSPTVARTAEVVLLDERSLLACIVRTIPAGGRIRISSTLPNRLGKMLAPLHWHDYKKKHGKLDEFVASHPDLFVIEGDYIHLREGAQKMVAANAAAAKVAAAAAAALAPYSSSMASVAVTPIAQNRHKKNPQPNGVYYGGASEGLTNVKILSKSIDARDLNVAENRPSQLLNGSTMSATQSIGSSNGRSSSNTGLKQHQQQQQGRPTGSAFPSRR; the protein is encoded by the exons ATGGAGGCCACAGCAGCCGCACGTGGTGCTCCGATGCCGATTTCATCTCAACAGTCTCGGAAAGAGTGGCGCGCTGTCTCAGACCATCATTCGGTTCGAAACGTCGGCGATGAG GAATTGGAACGGTCAAAGTTAGGACAATCAGATGAGAGAACCATTTATGAG GTGCAGCGGGGAAGAGAGCCGCTTGATGTGGATTTCTGTTCTATTACAATCAATGGTAGCTCGAACCATGATCTCTTGCAGCAGCGGCTTCATGATGTGTCAAGACAAAGAGAGGAATTGCAACACATGGAGACTGAGCTTCGAGCTCAAATAATTGCTAGATCTGAAATGATCGAAATGCAAAATAGCTTTGACGCCCAAATTAAGGAGCATTCTAGTGCTGCTGCCAATCTTCAG GAGCAACTGCGTGAAAGGGATCAGACCATACACGAGCTGGAACTGAAACTGGAAGATAAAGAAAGAGAGCTACATGCTATCAAAAGAGACAATGAAGCG GCTTGGGCTAAAGAAGACCTTCTCAGAGAACAAAACCAAGAACTAGCGAGCTTCag AGAGCGCGATCATTCCGAAGCTGAAAGAGCACAACACATTAAAAAGCTACATGAGCTTCAAGAGCACATTCAAGAAAAAGATAGGCAGCTTATGGAGTTGCAGGAACAG CATAGGATTGCTCAAGAAAACAATCTTTATAAGGATGATCGACTGAGAGAAGCCCAAGCATGGATAACCCGTGTCCAGGAAGTGGATGCTCTGCAGCAAGCTGAGCGTGCAGAACAATATAATCAGCTCTGGCTTAGTTGTCAAAGACAG TTTGCAGAGTTGGAGAGACATCATATGCATTCAATACAACAGCTTCAACTTGAGCTGGCTGATGCAAGAGAAAGGAGTGGTGCTTTCACTCAAGAGTCACGAGTTTCACAAGAAAATTCAAATGATGCATCTGGATATGGTCAGAATAATGGAAACCAACTAGACATGAATGGAGGTGGCACATCAAGTGGAAGCAATGCGGCCCTTTCAAATGGAAATGCTGACAATGCTACATCATTTACTTCAACTGGCAATGCATCAAGTCAG GTTGATCACATTGCTGGTGTTCCCATTACTCCATCATCTTTACTTGGGATGCCTTCTTTCCTTCCTCCTGGACAGTTGGCTGCTATGCATCCATATGTTATGCATCAACAAGGGGTTGCCCACTCTGTCCAACCACATGTTCCTCAATCTCATGTTGGGCAATTCCATTCTGTTCCTGCAATGTCATCCCTGCAACAACAGTGGTCGAATCAACAG gCCGTATCAGAAGGTGCACAAATATCACCACAAAGTGAAATATCACCATCCCAAGCTGATCAAAACCTTGTGAGATCAGATGAAAATTACAACTACGAGATGTCTGTTAATGGACAAGCTCTTTCTGCAGATTATTTGAATGCTCACATTGGTCATCAGGCTGATCCCAACTCTGTGATCTCGTCGTCTACTGGGGAACAACAG GTTCTCGAGTCAATTGATAGGGGTTACCGCAATGCCCAATCTGAGCAGGAACTGAGACAAATTTCATCACAGTTTCAAGATGTGTTACGCCTGGAGTCACTTCAGCAGAGCACTGAAACTAAG ACAAATGAGCAATCTGTTATGAATGGTATTGGTGGCTTAGAGGAACAAGTTTCAACCACAGCACAATCCAGTTCTTCTGCCAATACATTAGGGACTCCGGAGAATTTTGAGGAAACTGcattaaataattctaatgaTGTAGTATTGCCCGAAGCTTTTGTTTCTGGTGGACAGACAAAGTCACCAACTGTGGCAAGGACTGCAGAAGTTGTTCTTCTAGATGAAAGATCATTGTTGGCTTGCATAGTTCGTACCATTCCAGCTGGTGGTAGAATTCGGATAAGTTCAACG TTGCCAAATAGACTTGGAAAGATGCTTGCACCTTTACACTGGCACGATTACAAGAAAAAGCATGGAAAGCTTGATGAATTTGTGGCCAGCCACCCTGAT TTATTTGTGATCGAGGGAGATTATATTCATCTTCGTGAAGGTGCACAAAAGATGGTAGCAGCCAATGCTGCCGCTGCCAAAGTTGCTGCTGCTGCCGCCGCTGCATTGGCTCCTTACTCATCGAGTATGGCATCTGTGGCCGTTACTCCAATTGCACAGAACAGACATAAAAAG AATCCGCAACCAAACGGTGTGTATTATGGTGGAGCATCTGAGGGTTTAACAAATGTTAAAATCTTAAGCAAATCGATAGATGCTCGTGACCTGAATGTCGCTGAGAATAGGCCCAGTCAGCTCTTGAATGGATCAACTATGAGCGCTACTCAAAGCATAGGATCGAGCAATGGCAGATCCAGCTCAAACACTGGACTTAAGCAGcatcagcagcagcagcaggGGAG GCCAACTGGTTCTGCATTTCCCTCCAGAAGATGA
- the LOC133033005 gene encoding uncharacterized protein LOC133033005 isoform X3: MEATAAARGAPMPISSQQSRKEWRAVSDHHSVRNVGDEELERSKLGQSDERTIYEVQRGREPLDVDFCSITINGSSNHDLLQQRLHDVSRQREELQHMETELRAQIIARSEMIEMQNSFDAQIKEHSSAAANLQEQLRERDQTIHELELKLEDKERELHAIKRDNEAAWAKEDLLREQNQELASFRERDHSEAERAQHIKKLHELQEHIQEKDRQLMELQEQHRIAQENNLYKDDRLREAQAWITRVQEVDALQQAERAEQYNQLWLSCQRQFAELERHHMHSIQQLQLELADARERSGAFTQESRVSQENSNDASGYGQNNGNQLDMNGGGTSSGSNAALSNGNADNATSFTSTGNASSQVDHIAGVPITPSSLLGMPSFLPPGQLAAMHPYVMHQQGVAHSVQPHVPQSHVGQFHSVPAMSSLQQQWSNQQAVSEGAQISPQSEISPSQADQNLVRSDENYNYEMSVNGQALSADYLNAHIGHQADPNSVISSSTGEQQVLESIDRGYRNAQSEQELRQISSQFQDVLRLESLQQSTETKTNEQSVMNGIGGLEEQVSTTAQSSSSANTLGTPENFEETALNNSNDVVLPEAFVSGGQTKSPTVARTAEVVLLDERSLLACIVRTIPAGGRIRISSTLPNRLGKMLAPLHWHDYKKKHGKLDEFVASHPDLFVIEGDYIHLREGAQKMVAANAAAAKVAAAAAAALAPYSSSMASVAVTPIAQNRHKKQNPQPNGVYYGGASEGLTNVKILSKSIDARDLNVAENRPSQLLNGSTMSATQSIGSSNGRSSSNTGLKQHQQQQQGRPTGSAFPSRR; encoded by the exons ATGGAGGCCACAGCAGCCGCACGTGGTGCTCCGATGCCGATTTCATCTCAACAGTCTCGGAAAGAGTGGCGCGCTGTCTCAGACCATCATTCGGTTCGAAACGTCGGCGATGAG GAATTGGAACGGTCAAAGTTAGGACAATCAGATGAGAGAACCATTTATGAG GTGCAGCGGGGAAGAGAGCCGCTTGATGTGGATTTCTGTTCTATTACAATCAATGGTAGCTCGAACCATGATCTCTTGCAGCAGCGGCTTCATGATGTGTCAAGACAAAGAGAGGAATTGCAACACATGGAGACTGAGCTTCGAGCTCAAATAATTGCTAGATCTGAAATGATCGAAATGCAAAATAGCTTTGACGCCCAAATTAAGGAGCATTCTAGTGCTGCTGCCAATCTTCAG GAGCAACTGCGTGAAAGGGATCAGACCATACACGAGCTGGAACTGAAACTGGAAGATAAAGAAAGAGAGCTACATGCTATCAAAAGAGACAATGAAGCG GCTTGGGCTAAAGAAGACCTTCTCAGAGAACAAAACCAAGAACTAGCGAGCTTCag AGAGCGCGATCATTCCGAAGCTGAAAGAGCACAACACATTAAAAAGCTACATGAGCTTCAAGAGCACATTCAAGAAAAAGATAGGCAGCTTATGGAGTTGCAGGAACAG CATAGGATTGCTCAAGAAAACAATCTTTATAAGGATGATCGACTGAGAGAAGCCCAAGCATGGATAACCCGTGTCCAGGAAGTGGATGCTCTGCAGCAAGCTGAGCGTGCAGAACAATATAATCAGCTCTGGCTTAGTTGTCAAAGACAG TTTGCAGAGTTGGAGAGACATCATATGCATTCAATACAACAGCTTCAACTTGAGCTGGCTGATGCAAGAGAAAGGAGTGGTGCTTTCACTCAAGAGTCACGAGTTTCACAAGAAAATTCAAATGATGCATCTGGATATGGTCAGAATAATGGAAACCAACTAGACATGAATGGAGGTGGCACATCAAGTGGAAGCAATGCGGCCCTTTCAAATGGAAATGCTGACAATGCTACATCATTTACTTCAACTGGCAATGCATCAAGTCAG GTTGATCACATTGCTGGTGTTCCCATTACTCCATCATCTTTACTTGGGATGCCTTCTTTCCTTCCTCCTGGACAGTTGGCTGCTATGCATCCATATGTTATGCATCAACAAGGGGTTGCCCACTCTGTCCAACCACATGTTCCTCAATCTCATGTTGGGCAATTCCATTCTGTTCCTGCAATGTCATCCCTGCAACAACAGTGGTCGAATCAACAG gCCGTATCAGAAGGTGCACAAATATCACCACAAAGTGAAATATCACCATCCCAAGCTGATCAAAACCTTGTGAGATCAGATGAAAATTACAACTACGAGATGTCTGTTAATGGACAAGCTCTTTCTGCAGATTATTTGAATGCTCACATTGGTCATCAGGCTGATCCCAACTCTGTGATCTCGTCGTCTACTGGGGAACAACAG GTTCTCGAGTCAATTGATAGGGGTTACCGCAATGCCCAATCTGAGCAGGAACTGAGACAAATTTCATCACAGTTTCAAGATGTGTTACGCCTGGAGTCACTTCAGCAGAGCACTGAAACTAAG ACAAATGAGCAATCTGTTATGAATGGTATTGGTGGCTTAGAGGAACAAGTTTCAACCACAGCACAATCCAGTTCTTCTGCCAATACATTAGGGACTCCGGAGAATTTTGAGGAAACTGcattaaataattctaatgaTGTAGTATTGCCCGAAGCTTTTGTTTCTGGTGGACAGACAAAGTCACCAACTGTGGCAAGGACTGCAGAAGTTGTTCTTCTAGATGAAAGATCATTGTTGGCTTGCATAGTTCGTACCATTCCAGCTGGTGGTAGAATTCGGATAAGTTCAACG TTGCCAAATAGACTTGGAAAGATGCTTGCACCTTTACACTGGCACGATTACAAGAAAAAGCATGGAAAGCTTGATGAATTTGTGGCCAGCCACCCTGAT TTATTTGTGATCGAGGGAGATTATATTCATCTTCGTGAAGGTGCACAAAAGATGGTAGCAGCCAATGCTGCCGCTGCCAAAGTTGCTGCTGCTGCCGCCGCTGCATTGGCTCCTTACTCATCGAGTATGGCATCTGTGGCCGTTACTCCAATTGCACAGAACAGACATAAAAAG CAGAATCCGCAACCAAACGGTGTGTATTATGGTGGAGCATCTGAGGGTTTAACAAATGTTAAAATCTTAAGCAAATCGATAGATGCTCGTGACCTGAATGTCGCTGAGAATAGGCCCAGTCAGCTCTTGAATGGATCAACTATGAGCGCTACTCAAAGCATAGGATCGAGCAATGGCAGATCCAGCTCAAACACTGGACTTAAGCAGcatcagcagcagcagcaggGGAG GCCAACTGGTTCTGCATTTCCCTCCAGAAGATGA
- the LOC133033005 gene encoding COP1-interactive protein 1-like isoform X4, producing the protein MEATAAARGAPMPISSQQSRKEWRAVSDHHSVRNVGDEELERSKLGQSDERTIYERGREPLDVDFCSITINGSSNHDLLQQRLHDVSRQREELQHMETELRAQIIARSEMIEMQNSFDAQIKEHSSAAANLQEQLRERDQTIHELELKLEDKERELHAIKRDNEAAWAKEDLLREQNQELASFRRERDHSEAERAQHIKKLHELQEHIQEKDRQLMELQEQHRIAQENNLYKDDRLREAQAWITRVQEVDALQQAERAEQYNQLWLSCQRQFAELERHHMHSIQQLQLELADARERSGAFTQESRVSQENSNDASGYGQNNGNQLDMNGGGTSSGSNAALSNGNADNATSFTSTGNASSQVDHIAGVPITPSSLLGMPSFLPPGQLAAMHPYVMHQQGVAHSVQPHVPQSHVGQFHSVPAMSSLQQQWSNQQAVSEGAQISPQSEISPSQADQNLVRSDENYNYEMSVNGQALSADYLNAHIGHQADPNSVISSSTGEQQVLESIDRGYRNAQSEQELRQISSQFQDVLRLESLQQSTETKTNEQSVMNGIGGLEEQVSTTAQSSSSANTLGTPENFEETALNNSNDVVLPEAFVSGGQTKSPTVARTAEVVLLDERSLLACIVRTIPAGGRIRISSTLPNRLGKMLAPLHWHDYKKKHGKLDEFVASHPDLFVIEGDYIHLREGAQKMVAANAAAAKVAAAAAAALAPYSSSMASVAVTPIAQNRHKKQNPQPNGVYYGGASEGLTNVKILSKSIDARDLNVAENRPSQLLNGSTMSATQSIGSSNGRSSSNTGLKQHQQQQQGRPTGSAFPSRR; encoded by the exons ATGGAGGCCACAGCAGCCGCACGTGGTGCTCCGATGCCGATTTCATCTCAACAGTCTCGGAAAGAGTGGCGCGCTGTCTCAGACCATCATTCGGTTCGAAACGTCGGCGATGAG GAATTGGAACGGTCAAAGTTAGGACAATCAGATGAGAGAACCATTTATGAG CGGGGAAGAGAGCCGCTTGATGTGGATTTCTGTTCTATTACAATCAATGGTAGCTCGAACCATGATCTCTTGCAGCAGCGGCTTCATGATGTGTCAAGACAAAGAGAGGAATTGCAACACATGGAGACTGAGCTTCGAGCTCAAATAATTGCTAGATCTGAAATGATCGAAATGCAAAATAGCTTTGACGCCCAAATTAAGGAGCATTCTAGTGCTGCTGCCAATCTTCAG GAGCAACTGCGTGAAAGGGATCAGACCATACACGAGCTGGAACTGAAACTGGAAGATAAAGAAAGAGAGCTACATGCTATCAAAAGAGACAATGAAGCG GCTTGGGCTAAAGAAGACCTTCTCAGAGAACAAAACCAAGAACTAGCGAGCTTCag AAGAGAGCGCGATCATTCCGAAGCTGAAAGAGCACAACACATTAAAAAGCTACATGAGCTTCAAGAGCACATTCAAGAAAAAGATAGGCAGCTTATGGAGTTGCAGGAACAG CATAGGATTGCTCAAGAAAACAATCTTTATAAGGATGATCGACTGAGAGAAGCCCAAGCATGGATAACCCGTGTCCAGGAAGTGGATGCTCTGCAGCAAGCTGAGCGTGCAGAACAATATAATCAGCTCTGGCTTAGTTGTCAAAGACAG TTTGCAGAGTTGGAGAGACATCATATGCATTCAATACAACAGCTTCAACTTGAGCTGGCTGATGCAAGAGAAAGGAGTGGTGCTTTCACTCAAGAGTCACGAGTTTCACAAGAAAATTCAAATGATGCATCTGGATATGGTCAGAATAATGGAAACCAACTAGACATGAATGGAGGTGGCACATCAAGTGGAAGCAATGCGGCCCTTTCAAATGGAAATGCTGACAATGCTACATCATTTACTTCAACTGGCAATGCATCAAGTCAG GTTGATCACATTGCTGGTGTTCCCATTACTCCATCATCTTTACTTGGGATGCCTTCTTTCCTTCCTCCTGGACAGTTGGCTGCTATGCATCCATATGTTATGCATCAACAAGGGGTTGCCCACTCTGTCCAACCACATGTTCCTCAATCTCATGTTGGGCAATTCCATTCTGTTCCTGCAATGTCATCCCTGCAACAACAGTGGTCGAATCAACAG gCCGTATCAGAAGGTGCACAAATATCACCACAAAGTGAAATATCACCATCCCAAGCTGATCAAAACCTTGTGAGATCAGATGAAAATTACAACTACGAGATGTCTGTTAATGGACAAGCTCTTTCTGCAGATTATTTGAATGCTCACATTGGTCATCAGGCTGATCCCAACTCTGTGATCTCGTCGTCTACTGGGGAACAACAG GTTCTCGAGTCAATTGATAGGGGTTACCGCAATGCCCAATCTGAGCAGGAACTGAGACAAATTTCATCACAGTTTCAAGATGTGTTACGCCTGGAGTCACTTCAGCAGAGCACTGAAACTAAG ACAAATGAGCAATCTGTTATGAATGGTATTGGTGGCTTAGAGGAACAAGTTTCAACCACAGCACAATCCAGTTCTTCTGCCAATACATTAGGGACTCCGGAGAATTTTGAGGAAACTGcattaaataattctaatgaTGTAGTATTGCCCGAAGCTTTTGTTTCTGGTGGACAGACAAAGTCACCAACTGTGGCAAGGACTGCAGAAGTTGTTCTTCTAGATGAAAGATCATTGTTGGCTTGCATAGTTCGTACCATTCCAGCTGGTGGTAGAATTCGGATAAGTTCAACG TTGCCAAATAGACTTGGAAAGATGCTTGCACCTTTACACTGGCACGATTACAAGAAAAAGCATGGAAAGCTTGATGAATTTGTGGCCAGCCACCCTGAT TTATTTGTGATCGAGGGAGATTATATTCATCTTCGTGAAGGTGCACAAAAGATGGTAGCAGCCAATGCTGCCGCTGCCAAAGTTGCTGCTGCTGCCGCCGCTGCATTGGCTCCTTACTCATCGAGTATGGCATCTGTGGCCGTTACTCCAATTGCACAGAACAGACATAAAAAG CAGAATCCGCAACCAAACGGTGTGTATTATGGTGGAGCATCTGAGGGTTTAACAAATGTTAAAATCTTAAGCAAATCGATAGATGCTCGTGACCTGAATGTCGCTGAGAATAGGCCCAGTCAGCTCTTGAATGGATCAACTATGAGCGCTACTCAAAGCATAGGATCGAGCAATGGCAGATCCAGCTCAAACACTGGACTTAAGCAGcatcagcagcagcagcaggGGAG GCCAACTGGTTCTGCATTTCCCTCCAGAAGATGA